In the Larus michahellis chromosome 6, bLarMic1.1, whole genome shotgun sequence genome, one interval contains:
- the ANO7 gene encoding anoctamin-7, with protein sequence MQRRRTTDDHHFSLVGQDSRGARYGSLSETAIEIPQPSDSALDQKSADNVFSDGCTRIDFVLVWETVPQELSGQQDSRENGDMQERSATIHRTWRKKFLDELHTAGIHMEKHMTRMEKKVVHYLLLSAPWSVLCYYAEELQLRVPLQALPRQTSNWSASVLRQLGIPNLMAQEVPNLPLDYYTCPFKANKLRWFLGSDEQDTFFSTTQRHQILYKILATTQYGHSRDREVGVDRLLSENVFTAAFPLHEGPYKVRPEELAAGSLSPRQVLFQYWASWWKWSKYQPLDHIRKYFGEKVAFYFAWLGFYTGWLLPAAVVGMVVFITGIFLMSNDVPSQEVCGSEEKYWMCPLCKTCPYWQLSKICSTFMTGRLFDHGGTIFFSIFMSLWAVLFLEFWKRTNASLAHHWDCSEFEDIEEQPRPQFMAVAPMTIINPITGAEEPYFPKRRRIHRILAGSMVIIMMIAMVVMFLVSVILYRAVVAILLSSSGYFWFVASASRIASITGSVVNLIFILILSKIYISLAHFLTKWEMHRTQTKYEDAFTFKVFIFQFVTFYSSPIYIAFFKGKFVGYPGNYRSFLGVRNEECSPGGCFIELAQELLVIMVGKQIINNVQEVAIPKLKCWWHKHKLLSSKKPGKEGESVLVEQAPWVMDHQLLVFEGLFDEYLEMVLQFGFITIFVAACPLAPLFALLNNWVEIRLDAHKFICDYRRPVAERAQGIGIWFSILEAITHLAVISNAFLIAFTSDFLPRMYYGYAHDSGLRGYVNFTLAYAPWDFVLQSNTTCRYRAFRDRDGNLTLTYWQLLAIRLGFIIAFEHVVFFTGRVIAWLVPDIPESVEVKVKRERYLAKEALAENKVSVGMSGLPDRGKGKNAGLSLPEFWAFAP encoded by the exons ATGCAGCGGAGGAGGACCACGGACGATCACCACTTCAGCCTGGTGGGGCAGGACAGCAGAGGTGCTCGCTACGGCAGCCTGAGCGAGACGGCCATTGAAATCCCCCAG CCCAGTGACTCAGCCCTGGACCAGAAGAGCGCAGACAATGTCTTCAGCGACGGCTGTACAAGAATAG ACTTTGTCCTGGTGTGGGAAACCGTCCCTCAGGAGCTGAGCGGGCAGCAGGACAGCCGTGAGAATGGGGACATGCAAGAGAGATCTGCCACCATCCACAGAACCTGGCGGAAGAAGTTTCTGGACGAGCTTCATACTGCTGGGATCCACATGGAAAAG CACATGACCCGCATGGAGAAGAAGGTGGTGCATTACCTGCTCCTGAGTGCCCCCTGGAGTGTGCTCTGCTACTATGCTGAGGAGCTCCAGCTCCGTGTGCCACTGCAG GCGCTACCCAGACAGACCTCCAACTGGTCGGCCAGCGTGCTGCGGCAGCTGGGCATCCCCAACTTGATGGCCCAGGAGGTTCCCAACCTGCCGCTGGACTACTATACCTGCCCCTTCAAGGCCAACAAGCTGCGCTG GTTCCTGGGGAGCGATGAGCAAGACACCTTCTTCTCCACCACCCAGCGGCACCAAATT CTCTACAAGATCCTGGCAACAACACAGTACGGCCACTCCAGGGACCGGGAGGTGGGGGTGGACCGGCTGCTGAGCGAGAACGTCTTCACCGCCGCCTTCCCGCTGCATGAG GGTCCCTACAAGGTCCGGCCGGAGGAACTGGCTGCTGGCAGCCTCAGCCCACGCCAAGTCCTCTTCCAGTACTGGGCCAGCTGGTGGAAGTGGAGCAAGTACCAACCGCTGGATCACATCCGCAAGTACTTTGGGGAGAAGGTTGCTTTCTACTTCGCCTGGCTGG GCTTCTACACGGGATGGCTCTTGCCTGCTGCGGTGGTGGGGATGGTGGTGTTCATCACAGGCATTTTCCTGATGTCCAATGATGTACCTTC GCAGGAGGTCTGCGGTAGTGAAGAGAAGTACTGGATGTGTCCCCTCTGCAAGACCTGTCCCTACTGGCAGCTCTCTAAAATCTGCAGCACGTTCATG ACAGGGCGGCTCTTTGACCATGGTGGGACCATCTTCTTCAGCATCTTCATGTCCCTGTGGGCAGTGCTGTTCCTGGAGTTCTGGAAGCGGACCAATGCATCCCTGGCTCACCACTGGGACTGCTCCGAGTTCGAGGACATCGAG GAGCAGCCTCGGCCCCAGTTCATGGCCGTGGCGCCCATGACGATAATAAACCCTATAACGGGGGCAGAGGAGCCATATTTCCCCAAGCGCAGACGCATCCACCGGATTTTGGCTGGTTCGATGGTCATTATAATGATG ATTGCCATGGTGGTGATGTTCCTGGTGTCCGTTATCCTCTACCGGGCAGTAGTCgccatcctcctctccagctcTGGGTACTTCTGGTTTGTGGCTTCG GCATCCCGCATCGCCAGCATCACTGGCTCGGTGGTGAAcctcatcttcatcctcatcctCTCCAAGATCTATATTTCCCTGGCTCATTTCCTCACCAAATGGG AGATGCACCGCACCCAGACCAAGTACGAGGACGCCTTCACCTTCAAAGTGTTCATCTTCCAGTTTGTCACCTTCTACTCCTCTCCCATTTACATCGCCTTCTTCAAGGGGAA GTTCGTCGGCTACCCTGGGAACTACCGGAGCTTTCTGGGGGTCCGCAATGAGGAG TGCAGCCCAGGCGGGTGCTTCATTGAGCTGGCGCAGGAGCTGCTGGTCATCATGGTGGGGAAGCAGATCATCAACAACGTGCAGGAGGTGGCCATCCC GAAGCTGAAGTGCTGGTGGCACAAGCACAAGCTCCTCTCCAGCAAGAAGCCAGGCAAGGAGGGGGAGTCAGTCCTGGTGGAGCAGGCGCCCTGGGTGATGGACCACCAGCTTCTGGTGTTCGAGGGGCTGTTTGACGAGTACCTGGAGATGG TCCTGCAGTTCGGCTTCATCACCATCTttgtggcagcctgtcccctggCACCCCTCTTCGCCCTGCTCAACAACTGGGTGGAGATCCGCCTGGATGCCCACAAGTTCATCTGTGACTACCGGAGGCCGGTGGCTGAGCGAGCACAGGGCATCGGCATCTGGTTCTCCATCCTGGAGGCCATCACTCACCTGGCTGTCATCAGTAAC gcCTTCCTCATCGCCTTCACTTCCGATTTCCTGCCCCGCATGTACTATGGGTATGCCCATGACAGCGGCCTGCGTGGCTATGTGAACTTCACCTTGGCATATGCACcgtgggactttgtcctgcagagCAACACCACGTGCAG ATACAGAGCATTTAGGGACCGGGACGGCAACTTGACCTTGACTTACTGGCAGCTGCTGGCCATACGCTTGGGCTTCATCATTGCGTTTGAG CACGTGGTTTTCTTTACCGGACGCGTGATTGCATGGCTGGTACCTGACATTCCTGAGTCCGTCGAGGTCAAGGTGAAGCGTGAACGGTATCTGGCCAAGGAGGCGCTGGCTGAGAACAAGGT